A region from the Gossypium hirsutum isolate 1008001.06 chromosome A08, Gossypium_hirsutum_v2.1, whole genome shotgun sequence genome encodes:
- the LOC107928391 gene encoding mitochondrial protein pet191 homolog, whose translation MSKSCKGLAMELVKCLSESDCVKVEKRSVRECAGEKSPCIPSECVGLRETYFNCKRGQVDMRARIRGNKGY comes from the exons ATGTCAAAATCTTGCAAAGGTTTGGCTATGGAACTGGTGAAGTGCCTAAGCGAATCAGATTGTGTTAAG GTTGAGAAGCGTTCAGTTAGGGAATGCGCTGGAGAGAAAAGCCCTTGTATACCTAGCGAATGTGTTGGACTCAGAGAAACTTATTTCAATTGCAAAAGAGGACAG GTTGACATGAGAGCTAGGATCCGTGGGAACAAGGGCTACTAA
- the LOC107928390 gene encoding sterol 3-beta-glucosyltransferase UGT80A2 isoform X4 — MEFKFCLQADGHRVRLATHSNFKDFVLDAGLEFYPLGGDPKVLAGYMVKNKGFLPSNPSEIPVQRQQMKDIIFSLLDACKDNDPHSGVKFEVDAIIANPPAYGHTHVAEALNVPLHIFFTMPWTPTSEFPHPLSRVKHAAGYRLSYHIVDALIWLGIRDMINEFRKKTLKVRPVTYLRGSYSSPPDVPYGYIWSPHLVPKPKDWGKNIDVVGFCFLDLASSYKPPESLLKWIDAGDKPIYIGFGSLPVQQPGEMTKIIVQALEKTGQRGIINKGWGGLGDLEKPKDFVYSLDNCPHDWLFKRCVAVVHHGGAGTTAAGLKAACPTTIVPFFGDQPFWGEQVHAKGVGPAPIPIDEFSLDKLIEAIRFMLKPEVKERADELARAMEGEDGVAGAVKAFYKHFPVGKSKDEPDTTQTHHHSGVFSIRRCFGHA, encoded by the exons ATGGAGTTCAAATTTTGCTTGCAGGCAGATGGTCATAGGGTTAGATTGGCAACacactcaaattttaaagatTTCGTTTTGGATGCTGGGTTAGAGTTCTACCCTTTAGGGGGAGATCCAAAAGTTCTTGCTGGCT ATATGGTCAAGAATAAAGGATTCTTGCCGTCAAATCCTTCGGAAATTCCTGTTCAGAGGCAACAAATGAAGGATATAATATTTTCTCTTCTTGATGCATGCAAGGACAACGATCCTCACAGTGGTGTTAAATTTGAAGTAGATGCCATAATTGCCAATCCTCCAGCATATG GACATACACATGTTGCAGAGGCGCTAAATGTACCACTTCATATATTCTTCACTATGCCATGGAC GCCTACTAGTGAATTTCCCCATCCTTTATCTCGTGTTAAACACGCAGCTGGTTACAGA ctttcatatcatattgttGATGCCCTAATATGGCTGGGAATACGGGACATGATAAATGAGTTCAGGAAGAAAACGCTGAAGGTGAGACCTGTTACCTATTTGAGAGGATCCTATAGCTCTCCTCCAGATGTGCCTTACGGGTATATATGGAGCCCTCACCTTGTTCCCAAACCAAAAG ACTGGGGAAAGAATATTGACGTGGTCGGCTTTTGTTTCCTTGACCTGGCATCCAGTTATAAGCCACCAGAGTCGCTGCTTAAATGGATCGATGCTGGTGATAAGCCTATCTATATTGGTTTTGGTAGTCTC CCTGTTCAACAACCAGGAGAGATGACCAAGATTATAGTACAAGCTCTAGAGAAAACTGGACAAAGAGGCATTATAAACAAAGGCTGGGGTGGTCTTGGCGATT TGGAAAAACCGAAGGACTTTGTGTACTCACTAGACAACTGCCCCCATGACTGGCTATTCAAACGATGTGTGGCTGTG GTTCATCACGGTGGAGCTGGAACTACTGCTGCTGGTCTCAAAGCTGCG TGTCCAACGACTATTGTTCCTTTCTTCGGGGACCAGCCTTTCTGGGGTGAGCAAGTCCATGCCAAAGGAGTAGGTCCTGCACCCATTCCGATTGATGAGTTCTCACTTGACAAGCTGATCGAAGCAATACGCTTTATGCTGAAACCTGAG GTGAAAGAACGTGCTGATGAGTTAGCAAGAGCCATGGAAGGTGAGGATGGAGTTGCAGGTGCAGTAAAAGCCTTCTATAAACATTTTCCTGTTGGAAAATCTAAGGACGAACCTGATACAACCCAAACTCATCATCATTCGGGAGTATTCTCGATAAGACGTTGTTTTGGTCATGCATAA
- the LOC107928390 gene encoding sterol 3-beta-glucosyltransferase UGT80A2 isoform X2, whose translation MADLPESTCRNTNVVSRDIPIDVSGDDSNCADYSGCSSDMPDVEIVTEDDKSSSASDSGSNQLSKSRRLTQSKLVKYASKFLDDTVPFTKKIKWLPRLAIVKHDGTVQCHFPTDMKPHALDYVVCSEKDDIDPTDIPNIPPLQIVMLIVGTRGDVQPFVAIGKRLQADGHRVRLATHSNFKDFVLDAGLEFYPLGGDPKVLAGYMVKNKGFLPSNPSEIPVQRQQMKDIIFSLLDACKDNDPHSGVKFEVDAIIANPPAYGHTHVAEALNVPLHIFFTMPWTPTSEFPHPLSRVKHAAGYRLSYHIVDALIWLGIRDMINEFRKKTLKVRPVTYLRGSYSSPPDVPYGYIWSPHLVPKPKDWGKNIDVVGFCFLDLASSYKPPESLLKWIDAGDKPIYIGFGSLPVQQPGEMTKIIVQALEKTGQRGIINKGWGGLGDLEKPKDFVYSLDNCPHDWLFKRCVAVVHHGGAGTTAAGLKAACPTTIVPFFGDQPFWGEQVHAKGVGPAPIPIDEFSLDKLIEAIRFMLKPEVKERADELARAMEGEDGVAGAVKAFYKHFPVGKSKDEPDTTQTHHHSGVFSIRRCFGHA comes from the exons ATGGCGGATTTGCCGGAGTCGACTTGTCGGAACACTAACGTTGTTTCCCGCGATATTCCCATTGATGTTTCCGGAGATGATTCCAATTGTGCTGATTATTCag GTTGTTCAAGTGATATGCCTGATGTTGAAATTGTCACTGAAGATGATAAGAGTTCTTCAGCATCAG ATTCAGGATCTAATCAGCTATCAAAATCTCGGAGACTAACACAAAGCAAACTGGTTAAATATGCGTCCAAATTTTTGGATGATACAGTTCCATTTACAAAGAAG ATCAAGTGGTTGCCTCGACTTGCTATTGTGAAACATGATGGAACTGTACAATGTCATTTTCCTACTGATATGAAACCACATGCACTTGATTATGTCGTTTGCTCTGAGAAAGATGATATAGACCCAACAGATATCCCAAATATACCTCCACTGCAAATAGTAATGCTTATTGTGGGAACACGAGGAGATGTACAACCATTTGTTGCTATTGGAAAACGTTTACAG GCAGATGGTCATAGGGTTAGATTGGCAACacactcaaattttaaagatTTCGTTTTGGATGCTGGGTTAGAGTTCTACCCTTTAGGGGGAGATCCAAAAGTTCTTGCTGGCT ATATGGTCAAGAATAAAGGATTCTTGCCGTCAAATCCTTCGGAAATTCCTGTTCAGAGGCAACAAATGAAGGATATAATATTTTCTCTTCTTGATGCATGCAAGGACAACGATCCTCACAGTGGTGTTAAATTTGAAGTAGATGCCATAATTGCCAATCCTCCAGCATATG GACATACACATGTTGCAGAGGCGCTAAATGTACCACTTCATATATTCTTCACTATGCCATGGAC GCCTACTAGTGAATTTCCCCATCCTTTATCTCGTGTTAAACACGCAGCTGGTTACAGA ctttcatatcatattgttGATGCCCTAATATGGCTGGGAATACGGGACATGATAAATGAGTTCAGGAAGAAAACGCTGAAGGTGAGACCTGTTACCTATTTGAGAGGATCCTATAGCTCTCCTCCAGATGTGCCTTACGGGTATATATGGAGCCCTCACCTTGTTCCCAAACCAAAAG ACTGGGGAAAGAATATTGACGTGGTCGGCTTTTGTTTCCTTGACCTGGCATCCAGTTATAAGCCACCAGAGTCGCTGCTTAAATGGATCGATGCTGGTGATAAGCCTATCTATATTGGTTTTGGTAGTCTC CCTGTTCAACAACCAGGAGAGATGACCAAGATTATAGTACAAGCTCTAGAGAAAACTGGACAAAGAGGCATTATAAACAAAGGCTGGGGTGGTCTTGGCGATT TGGAAAAACCGAAGGACTTTGTGTACTCACTAGACAACTGCCCCCATGACTGGCTATTCAAACGATGTGTGGCTGTG GTTCATCACGGTGGAGCTGGAACTACTGCTGCTGGTCTCAAAGCTGCG TGTCCAACGACTATTGTTCCTTTCTTCGGGGACCAGCCTTTCTGGGGTGAGCAAGTCCATGCCAAAGGAGTAGGTCCTGCACCCATTCCGATTGATGAGTTCTCACTTGACAAGCTGATCGAAGCAATACGCTTTATGCTGAAACCTGAG GTGAAAGAACGTGCTGATGAGTTAGCAAGAGCCATGGAAGGTGAGGATGGAGTTGCAGGTGCAGTAAAAGCCTTCTATAAACATTTTCCTGTTGGAAAATCTAAGGACGAACCTGATACAACCCAAACTCATCATCATTCGGGAGTATTCTCGATAAGACGTTGTTTTGGTCATGCATAA
- the LOC107928390 gene encoding sterol 3-beta-glucosyltransferase UGT80A2 isoform X3 — MADLPESTCRNTNVVSRDIPIDVSGDDSNCADYSGCSSDMPDVEIVTEDDKSSSASGSNQLSKSRRLTQSKLVKYASKFLDDTVPFTKKIKWLPRLAIVKHDGTVQCHFPTDMKPHALDYVVCSEKDDIDPTDIPNIPPLQIVMLIVGTRGDVQPFVAIGKRLQADGHRVRLATHSNFKDFVLDAGLEFYPLGGDPKVLAGYMVKNKGFLPSNPSEIPVQRQQMKDIIFSLLDACKDNDPHSGVKFEVDAIIANPPAYGHTHVAEALNVPLHIFFTMPWTPTSEFPHPLSRVKHAAGYRLSYHIVDALIWLGIRDMINEFRKKTLKVRPVTYLRGSYSSPPDVPYGYIWSPHLVPKPKDWGKNIDVVGFCFLDLASSYKPPESLLKWIDAGDKPIYIGFGSLPVQQPGEMTKIIVQALEKTGQRGIINKGWGGLGDLEKPKDFVYSLDNCPHDWLFKRCVAVVHHGGAGTTAAGLKAACPTTIVPFFGDQPFWGEQVHAKGVGPAPIPIDEFSLDKLIEAIRFMLKPEVKERADELARAMEGEDGVAGAVKAFYKHFPVGKSKDEPDTTQTHHHSGVFSIRRCFGHA, encoded by the exons ATGGCGGATTTGCCGGAGTCGACTTGTCGGAACACTAACGTTGTTTCCCGCGATATTCCCATTGATGTTTCCGGAGATGATTCCAATTGTGCTGATTATTCag GTTGTTCAAGTGATATGCCTGATGTTGAAATTGTCACTGAAGATGATAAGAGTTCTTCAGCATCAG GATCTAATCAGCTATCAAAATCTCGGAGACTAACACAAAGCAAACTGGTTAAATATGCGTCCAAATTTTTGGATGATACAGTTCCATTTACAAAGAAG ATCAAGTGGTTGCCTCGACTTGCTATTGTGAAACATGATGGAACTGTACAATGTCATTTTCCTACTGATATGAAACCACATGCACTTGATTATGTCGTTTGCTCTGAGAAAGATGATATAGACCCAACAGATATCCCAAATATACCTCCACTGCAAATAGTAATGCTTATTGTGGGAACACGAGGAGATGTACAACCATTTGTTGCTATTGGAAAACGTTTACAG GCAGATGGTCATAGGGTTAGATTGGCAACacactcaaattttaaagatTTCGTTTTGGATGCTGGGTTAGAGTTCTACCCTTTAGGGGGAGATCCAAAAGTTCTTGCTGGCT ATATGGTCAAGAATAAAGGATTCTTGCCGTCAAATCCTTCGGAAATTCCTGTTCAGAGGCAACAAATGAAGGATATAATATTTTCTCTTCTTGATGCATGCAAGGACAACGATCCTCACAGTGGTGTTAAATTTGAAGTAGATGCCATAATTGCCAATCCTCCAGCATATG GACATACACATGTTGCAGAGGCGCTAAATGTACCACTTCATATATTCTTCACTATGCCATGGAC GCCTACTAGTGAATTTCCCCATCCTTTATCTCGTGTTAAACACGCAGCTGGTTACAGA ctttcatatcatattgttGATGCCCTAATATGGCTGGGAATACGGGACATGATAAATGAGTTCAGGAAGAAAACGCTGAAGGTGAGACCTGTTACCTATTTGAGAGGATCCTATAGCTCTCCTCCAGATGTGCCTTACGGGTATATATGGAGCCCTCACCTTGTTCCCAAACCAAAAG ACTGGGGAAAGAATATTGACGTGGTCGGCTTTTGTTTCCTTGACCTGGCATCCAGTTATAAGCCACCAGAGTCGCTGCTTAAATGGATCGATGCTGGTGATAAGCCTATCTATATTGGTTTTGGTAGTCTC CCTGTTCAACAACCAGGAGAGATGACCAAGATTATAGTACAAGCTCTAGAGAAAACTGGACAAAGAGGCATTATAAACAAAGGCTGGGGTGGTCTTGGCGATT TGGAAAAACCGAAGGACTTTGTGTACTCACTAGACAACTGCCCCCATGACTGGCTATTCAAACGATGTGTGGCTGTG GTTCATCACGGTGGAGCTGGAACTACTGCTGCTGGTCTCAAAGCTGCG TGTCCAACGACTATTGTTCCTTTCTTCGGGGACCAGCCTTTCTGGGGTGAGCAAGTCCATGCCAAAGGAGTAGGTCCTGCACCCATTCCGATTGATGAGTTCTCACTTGACAAGCTGATCGAAGCAATACGCTTTATGCTGAAACCTGAG GTGAAAGAACGTGCTGATGAGTTAGCAAGAGCCATGGAAGGTGAGGATGGAGTTGCAGGTGCAGTAAAAGCCTTCTATAAACATTTTCCTGTTGGAAAATCTAAGGACGAACCTGATACAACCCAAACTCATCATCATTCGGGAGTATTCTCGATAAGACGTTGTTTTGGTCATGCATAA
- the LOC107928390 gene encoding sterol 3-beta-glucosyltransferase UGT80A2 isoform X1, whose product MADLPESTCRNTNVVSRDIPIDVSGDDSNCADYSGCSSDMPDVEIVTEDDKSSSASGNHAYYHYCTKTTLPCFTERTLAGQNMHAEASTSAIDSGSNQLSKSRRLTQSKLVKYASKFLDDTVPFTKKIKWLPRLAIVKHDGTVQCHFPTDMKPHALDYVVCSEKDDIDPTDIPNIPPLQIVMLIVGTRGDVQPFVAIGKRLQADGHRVRLATHSNFKDFVLDAGLEFYPLGGDPKVLAGYMVKNKGFLPSNPSEIPVQRQQMKDIIFSLLDACKDNDPHSGVKFEVDAIIANPPAYGHTHVAEALNVPLHIFFTMPWTPTSEFPHPLSRVKHAAGYRLSYHIVDALIWLGIRDMINEFRKKTLKVRPVTYLRGSYSSPPDVPYGYIWSPHLVPKPKDWGKNIDVVGFCFLDLASSYKPPESLLKWIDAGDKPIYIGFGSLPVQQPGEMTKIIVQALEKTGQRGIINKGWGGLGDLEKPKDFVYSLDNCPHDWLFKRCVAVVHHGGAGTTAAGLKAACPTTIVPFFGDQPFWGEQVHAKGVGPAPIPIDEFSLDKLIEAIRFMLKPEVKERADELARAMEGEDGVAGAVKAFYKHFPVGKSKDEPDTTQTHHHSGVFSIRRCFGHA is encoded by the exons ATGGCGGATTTGCCGGAGTCGACTTGTCGGAACACTAACGTTGTTTCCCGCGATATTCCCATTGATGTTTCCGGAGATGATTCCAATTGTGCTGATTATTCag GTTGTTCAAGTGATATGCCTGATGTTGAAATTGTCACTGAAGATGATAAGAGTTCTTCAGCATCAG GTAATCATGCATACTATCATTATTGCACAAAAACGACTCTACCATGCTTTACTGAAAGGACTTTGGCTGGACAAAACATGCATGCTGAAGCATCTACTTCTGCCATAGATTCAGGATCTAATCAGCTATCAAAATCTCGGAGACTAACACAAAGCAAACTGGTTAAATATGCGTCCAAATTTTTGGATGATACAGTTCCATTTACAAAGAAG ATCAAGTGGTTGCCTCGACTTGCTATTGTGAAACATGATGGAACTGTACAATGTCATTTTCCTACTGATATGAAACCACATGCACTTGATTATGTCGTTTGCTCTGAGAAAGATGATATAGACCCAACAGATATCCCAAATATACCTCCACTGCAAATAGTAATGCTTATTGTGGGAACACGAGGAGATGTACAACCATTTGTTGCTATTGGAAAACGTTTACAG GCAGATGGTCATAGGGTTAGATTGGCAACacactcaaattttaaagatTTCGTTTTGGATGCTGGGTTAGAGTTCTACCCTTTAGGGGGAGATCCAAAAGTTCTTGCTGGCT ATATGGTCAAGAATAAAGGATTCTTGCCGTCAAATCCTTCGGAAATTCCTGTTCAGAGGCAACAAATGAAGGATATAATATTTTCTCTTCTTGATGCATGCAAGGACAACGATCCTCACAGTGGTGTTAAATTTGAAGTAGATGCCATAATTGCCAATCCTCCAGCATATG GACATACACATGTTGCAGAGGCGCTAAATGTACCACTTCATATATTCTTCACTATGCCATGGAC GCCTACTAGTGAATTTCCCCATCCTTTATCTCGTGTTAAACACGCAGCTGGTTACAGA ctttcatatcatattgttGATGCCCTAATATGGCTGGGAATACGGGACATGATAAATGAGTTCAGGAAGAAAACGCTGAAGGTGAGACCTGTTACCTATTTGAGAGGATCCTATAGCTCTCCTCCAGATGTGCCTTACGGGTATATATGGAGCCCTCACCTTGTTCCCAAACCAAAAG ACTGGGGAAAGAATATTGACGTGGTCGGCTTTTGTTTCCTTGACCTGGCATCCAGTTATAAGCCACCAGAGTCGCTGCTTAAATGGATCGATGCTGGTGATAAGCCTATCTATATTGGTTTTGGTAGTCTC CCTGTTCAACAACCAGGAGAGATGACCAAGATTATAGTACAAGCTCTAGAGAAAACTGGACAAAGAGGCATTATAAACAAAGGCTGGGGTGGTCTTGGCGATT TGGAAAAACCGAAGGACTTTGTGTACTCACTAGACAACTGCCCCCATGACTGGCTATTCAAACGATGTGTGGCTGTG GTTCATCACGGTGGAGCTGGAACTACTGCTGCTGGTCTCAAAGCTGCG TGTCCAACGACTATTGTTCCTTTCTTCGGGGACCAGCCTTTCTGGGGTGAGCAAGTCCATGCCAAAGGAGTAGGTCCTGCACCCATTCCGATTGATGAGTTCTCACTTGACAAGCTGATCGAAGCAATACGCTTTATGCTGAAACCTGAG GTGAAAGAACGTGCTGATGAGTTAGCAAGAGCCATGGAAGGTGAGGATGGAGTTGCAGGTGCAGTAAAAGCCTTCTATAAACATTTTCCTGTTGGAAAATCTAAGGACGAACCTGATACAACCCAAACTCATCATCATTCGGGAGTATTCTCGATAAGACGTTGTTTTGGTCATGCATAA